The Helicobacter canis genomic sequence TACATTCCCCTTGCCAAACACTTCTTCAAAATCCCTTTTAATCCCCATATCCGTGAAACGCCAATAATCTCCCCACCTCTCATAATCATATTGTGAAATCTGCACGAGTCCTGCCACGGTTACAAGGGCGGTGCTAGATGGTTTTGCGGGTGGATTTATAGATTGATTCGTTGGATTTATTTCACACATTGAGTTTGTTATGCCCCCCCCCCCCATTACTTTTTAGCATTAAATATATACCTTTAATCGCTGCTTTATAATCATAAATAAAATTCAGCGTAACCGTGCAAATAAAGCAGTCTAAAATACCTTGTGGCAAAGTGCTGTGCTGTGTGAGATCGCCTATAATCGTAGCGTTTTTGTTTTCTGTGGTGTAATGGAGAATCTCGCTTTGTGTTATATTGCTCCCAAAAGTTTTGGTGTAGGTATTTTCAGCAATTTCGCATACTCTACCCTGTATAAAATGTGCGTTTTTTCGTAGAAAATCATTGGTGTAGATTCTATCAATGGGTGTGCCACGATCAAAGCCAAAAACTTTTGAAATTGGCTCAATAGAGCGGAGATTGTGCCATTTTGGTGGGCGACATAGGCGATTGTAGCGTTGCAGAACTTTTATTTTGCATTGATTGAAAATTCGCCACGGACGCCTAAGCATAGTGCGTAATGTGCTGTTTGCCATAATATTTCCTAAGATCAAAATAGCGTGGATTCTACATTTTGCAATCTTAAATATTCCTTGATAGTTTAGATAGTTTAAAAATCTAAGCTCTAGCTTCCATATACAAGCTTGATACACCTTTGTATGCTGAGCCATCGGCATTTATATCAAGCAGGTAGGTATTAAAATGGGGGATTTGGGAGTGGTCATAACGCATTGTTTGTATATCGCTAAATCCCGCTTGTGTAAGCAGCCGCTTAAGCGAAAAGCTATCATACGCCCATTTGTGTCGCTCTCCAATGCTTGTGCGGATAAAGACTTCATCGCGTATGCTACGCGGAGCTAGAAAATAAAGGGATTTAAGATAGAGATTTAATATCTTATTTGTGAGTTTATCAAGGGTGATTTTGGATTTTAGGCTAGGTTTTGTAACAGCGTGGGGAGTTATGAGCCTTTCGCCTACTCGTTGCTCTATAAAATCCGCTTTTATCCTATCTTTGCTTACTGATACTTTGTGGAAGCACTCTCCCATTTGTCCGCCACTTTGCATACGCACCATTTGATCAAGCATTTCAATCATAAGCCAATCATATTCAAATTCAAGATTTGCAATATCTAAGGTTTGGGCTAGATTCTGTTTGCTCCCCCCCCCCCCCCCGTTAGATTCTGCTTTGTAGAATCTTGTGCGGAATTTGTCAGCTTGTAAAGTGTGGCAAGATAAGCGGAAGCAAGATTCTGTAAATTTGGCACGACAATCCTTATAATGCCATTTGGCTTTAAGATTCTTTTGATTTCTTTAAGGATTTGCAGGGCTTTTTGTGGGGTTAAATGCTCTAAAAAGTGGCTACTATACGCCACATCAAAGCTTTCATCAGCAAAAGGGAGTGTGCGAAGAAGATTCACTTTCTTTACTCTTTTATCTATCGGGCTAAAGTCAATATTGACCCAATCTAGGTGGATTCTACTACCACAGGCAAAGTTTAGGAGTTTTTGATTTGATATATTCATCATTTATCCTTATGGGCTTGTTTTATAGACAAATATCGCAATTATAATGATGTTTGACTTAATTTTTCGCAATCGCTCATAGTCTTTGAGTGAAAACATTTTTTAATAAATGTAAAAAGCCCTCTGTGTGCAAGTCTAATGAGCCATTTAAAATACAAAGGCGAGATATAAGACTGACTAAATAAATGCAATCCCCCATAGGAACAAAAATGCAGATTATGTGCTTTAGCAATGAGTTCTAGGGATTGATAAGTGTAGAAGCTAATATGCTGCCCGTGAGAAAAACCATAATACCACCAAGTATTTGTGCCACTAGATTCTGGAATAGGGCAGGGGAGAAGTTCTGTGGAAAAAAGCAAATTAGGGCAAACTCTTAGCATAGAATCTATCTCTTCTCTAGGGTTTGGCAAATGCTCAAATACTTCAAAGCAGGTCGCCATTGTTGGTGTTGTGTTGCTATCCCATTCAAATCCTCGTGCAAATAAATTTTCACAATATTTATCACTCCAATAGCTATCTATCCCAACATCGCGGAGCAAACGCACGAGTAGCCCACTTCCACCACCAAAGTCAAGCAGAATCTTTTCATTCACCCCCCCCCCCCCGTTAAAATATCACCTTTATCGCCCATACCAAACAAGAGGGCAGCGACACACGAAACAATTTTATATAAATAAAAATTGCGTGCGACTATGCCCGTATCAGCAATATTGATAGCACTTTGATAGGCTAAAGGAAGCCAATACACTTCATCGCAACCTAAAAATCCGCAATGCTCACACTTATAGAAAGGCTCATTAAATTGATGTAGAATTTGTGCATAAAAGGCTACATTACTTTTTGAGCCACAGATTTTGCACGAAACACTTTGTTTGACATTTTGTATTTTCATAGATTCTCCTTTGTGTTAATGACTAAAATCCTTGCAAGTATGCAAGGGCAAATGCTTTATGGCTTTAAGTCTTTCATCTCCTTGCAAAAATGAAAGATTGCCAAATGCATCGCGACTTTGCCTTGCGTGATGAGTGGAGCAATACTCTTGCAATGGAGCAGTAGAGAATGGAAGTTTAGATTCTAAGCTTTGGTGAATAAAAAATGCATTAGTCCCACTAGAATCTGCACCTACAAATATATATCCTTTGCTTTTGCCAAGCGAGATTAAAGCTTCTATACTTGCACCAAAATATAGTCCGCTGTGATGAGCTAAAAATCGATCAAAATCTGCACGATATGGCACACTCACGCAAAGCTCACTTCCAAATACAGCATTATACTCCACCACCACGATAGCAGGATTTACGCACTCTATAGCCTCCCAGACAAAATAATCCACCCCATCAATATCAATGCTTAAAATAGCGATATTATCTAGCTTTCTAGAATCTAACCATTGTTTGATTAGAGTGTTGATATTATCCTTTGTGATAAAAGCACATTGTGCCTCTAAATCGTGCTTCCAATATATACCATCTTGTTTGATAGATTCAATATGTGTCGCACTTCCATCCATAATAAATCCCATAAAATTCCGCTTTTTCAAAAGATAGCGAGTGTTGGATTCTGTATAATCTTGCACTCCAAATTCCACAAAAGCACGAGGATAAGGCGAGTGTATAGAATCTAGCTCCAGTACTTCAATAAGCAAGTCCAAAATCCCATCTTCGCCATTTTGTGAATACACGCTAAACTCAAAATCTCTAATATCTATCCCCCCCCCCATTAATTGCTGTCTATAAAGCTGTTTATGTTGGATTGATAGGAGATTTGCGTGTAGCATAGTTAATTTATCAAGCTTAGAATCTAGCCCGTGGGCGAAGTAGATTCTCAACTTTTTGAATATTTTTTTAAGAATTTTTTTCATTGCTGCTCCTTTTTTGGTTAGTAGGCTAGGACCTTTATTTCATAGCTGAAAATTTGCGGACTTGGTGCGTGGAAAGCACTATTTGTTATGCGATTCCAAAAGGCAAAGTTAAGTTTGTAGAGGTGTAAAAAGAACTTGCGAATAATTCTTTTTACACCTTTTGTCCCTGCAAGTGCATCTTGATCTATAATGTCTATGTGAGTAAAACCTGCCATTTTTAGGACATAAATCAAGCTTCCAGCTGTAAAAAGTGTGTTATGAGTAAAATCTTCATACGCCCAATAGCAGCCTGTGTGGCTTTGGGCATTTGGCACTGCTATAAACATTTTTCCACCTTCTTTCAAAATATTATTCTTAAAATGAGAGAGAATCTCCACTACTTGCTCTTTTGGTAGATGCTCCAAAACATGTGTTGTGATAACTAGGTCAAATTTGTCTTGGGGGCTAAAGTTTAGGATATTTTCACACACTATGGCTTCTATCCCTACGCTTTGCACATAGGCAATGGCTTTGGGATTTATATCAATGCCAAGCAGTTTATACTCGCCCCCCCCCCCCCGTTAGAATCCGCAAAATTACAATAACACTTTTTAATCGCTAAAAGATTTTGTCCAAAGCCACAGCCAAAGTCTAGGATTCTAGCGTGTTTAGGCAGCTGGCAAATCACTTCCTCAAAATACGCTGGCAACTTTGCTTCCTTGTAGGTCTCTGGACTCACACCCCTTGCTTCAAAATATTCACTCATTTTTGCTCCTTTGTGTAGATTTGCTCTATGACATCAATAACCTGCTTAGGCTGTATGTCGTTAATATCAAGTGTGCTTTTGTAGGCAAAGACATTGCTTAGCTCCTTGTATCTGGCGTAATTTGCCGTGATAAAGGGGTGCAACACAGGGTAGTATTTATCCCTTATCTCTTTAGGATAGGGGATAAATCTACCCAAATGGTTGCCGTTAGACACGACGATAATTATCGTCGTGTCTAACAAGGCACATAAATGCACCGCGCTTGTTTCATTCGAAACAAGCAGGTTGCCGTTATACACGAGAAATGCCAAATCCACCAAAGTAGTTTCCCCCGCTAAATTACATAGAGATTGCCCACACTCTTTTGCTATGGGTTGTAAAATTTGAGTGAGTTTTGCTCCAGATTCCCTATCCGCACTCCCTCCGCATATAAGGATATTGTGCTTGTGGTTTTGCATAAGATATGCCCCAACTTCTGCAAAATGCTCTATGCTCCATTGGCGATATTTTGCACTTGCCCCTATGAATAACACGCCATAAGGCTTTTTGGTGGGTATTGCTCGTGTGGGTGGGCAGTGGAGATGAAGCTTTGGAGAAGTCTCAAGGGGCTTTTGTAGCAAGTGCTCAAAAAACTCTTTATTACGATAAAACTCAAATATAATATCCTTGGTGCTTGGTGTTAGGGTTGTGTAGATTCTATCGTGGCGTGTTTTTTTGCGTGGAGAGAGATTGACATCATCACCTTGTGGAGCGATTTTGCTTAGGGCATTGATATGTGAAGCAAGGGTGGCATTGAGCTCATCGCGAGAATGCACGGGGTTAATGAGTAGCTCATAGCCTATTTGCTTGATGTGGCGTAGGATTTTAATTTTCTTATAAATATGTTTTGTTTGAAAATGTGCCGTGTTAATCCAAATGCAATTATCACAATATGATGAGTCAAAATACTCATACAAGGGCTTCCACGCACTATTGCCAATAAGTGTGATGTGGTGATTAGAGTAGGCTTTTCGCACTTCACTTAAAAAGGCACGAAAAAGCAGATAATCTCCTATGGCATCAGTGCGGAGGATAACAATGCTTTTTTGCCTATGAATCTTGGGCTTTGTGTAGGCAAGAATATTGATACAAAGCTCCACAATAGGCTCTAAAATCTCGCGTAGGATAGGCTTTAGCATTATGCTACAAACCTTGCGTGAGTTGTGTCAAAAGTGCTAGCGATATGAGTGGAAGTGGGGATAGGAGCGAAAAATACAGGATAATCTAAGAAACTTGTGGAATCTGGAAAATATGAGAATTGTAAAAAAAGACTTAAGAATCTATGATTGCTCCCCCCCCCCCCGTTAAAAATACATAAGTATTGATATAGGTATGTGCTATTTTTGCAGATTCAAATCTCAAAGAAGAGACTCTAGCATTGTGGGCAAGTGTGGCATAGGCTTTTGCATCTTGGCTTAAAATCCACTCTATACCCTCTCCTAGTGTGTTAGAGTCATTTGCAAGCGGTGCTAGGTAGCCATTATGCTTGTGGGTAATCATATCACCATTGCCGCCGATGTCAAATGCCACGACAGGTGTGCCACAGGCTAAGGATTCCATAATGACATTGCTTAGATTTTCTGCCAAGCTTGGAGCGACAAATATATCACAAGCATTAAAGGCAAAGGATAGAGCGTAGTCATCGTGGAGAAAGCCTAGTGTGTGGGATTTAATCCCTTGAATCTGTGGGGCTTCTCCGCCAAAGACAAGTAGCTCACATTGTGATTTAAGGTTAGAAGGGAGATTTTCTAGGGCAATTTTTAACTCGTTAAAGCCCTTTCTTCCCACACTAGCCCCACCAATCGCACCAAAGCCGATGTAGTAAGTAGGCTGTGCAAAAATATGGGGGAATAGCGTATGTAAAGTATGCTTGGCAATAGAAATAAGCCAAGTTTTATCTACTGCCCCCCCCCCCCCCCAGCTAATTGTGCGTAAGTGTCAATATAAGCGTGGGCGACTTTTGAAGATTCAAAAGCTTTTATCGCAGAAGAGCGAGCATTGTGAGCGAGAGCTTCATACTTAGCTGTTTCAAGGCTTAAAATCCACTCTATACCTCTTGCTAAATCGTTTGTGTCATAGCATTTGGCAAGATAGCCATTGTGTTTATGAGTGATAATGTCTTTTAGCCCACTTGTATCAAATGCCACAACAGGTGTGCCACAGGCTAGGGCTTCAAGGGCGGTTTGCCCAAAGGATTCTAAATGGCTTGGCATAATAAACACATCACTTGCGCTATACAACAAAGCCAAAGCAATATCATCGTGCAGTGTGCCTACATAATGTGTGGGTATATCTTGTAGATTTTGCCCTTCACTAGAGCCAAAGACGAGCAATTCACACTTATCTTTAAGATTTTTCGGGAGACAATCTAGCGCGGCTTTTAGCTCATTAAAGCCTTTGCGTGGCGTTGAAGTCGCACCAATGGCACCAAAGCTTATGATTTTTTTAGGCGTGTGGATATGCAGCATTTCTCGTGCTAGGGATTTTTGTATGGGGCGATAAATGCGTGTGTCAATGGGATTTGGCAGATTGATAATAGGCTTAGAGCTTAATAGGCTAGAGTCTTTGGCACTTTGTGCTATCCAGCGAGATAAGCCATTGATGGTAAGATTTTTTAGCTTGGCATAGGTCTTTGCTTTACGCTTAAATGTCCAAAAGCTTATGTCAAACGGATAGGTAGATTTAAGCAAGGGGCAGCTTTTACAACGAGTGCCAACCCCTACACAGGCGGCTGCCACTACGTGGCAGCCGCCTGTGTAGGGGTTGGCATCGTGTAAGCTCCATAGTATAGGGGCTTGTATGGATTGTAAGTCTTTGATACTAAAAAAGCCATTTTCCACCCAGTGTAAATGCACGATGTCTGGTTTTAGGGCTTTTATCGTTGAGATAAGCAGATGATTGCTTGGGGTAAAAATGGGGAGATTAGGGGAGAATATGTCTTTTACTCGTTTTGGGTAAGCCATAAGCGGAAGCTGGGATAGAAAAGGGCGGATTTTAGCGACAAGCTTTTGAGGCTTTGTTTGAGCAAGCTGTTTGACCTGCGGCGTGTCGCCTGTTTTAGTCTGCGTGAGAACAATAGAATCCACCCCTGCTTCTAGCAGGGCTTTATGTAGCCTTATGCAAGCTCTACCAGCTCCGCCATTATCTAGACTAGTGATATGCACAACTCTCATCAAAAAGCCCTATGGATTAGTTTAGGCGCGTATTGTAGCGTATTTGTATGTCTGTGCAAGTCTAGCCCTTTTGCTGCTCTTTAAGCCAGTCAAAGAGGGCTTGACTGTATCCAAAGCCCCCGGATAGGTGGCTAGCAAGCGTGTCTTTATACATTCCTTGGTAGATGTCGCTGCCGGGCTGCTTAGGGTAGAGTGGATTTTTAAGATTGAGCGAAGTATCGAGCATAAACTTTAGCAAAATCGCTTCAAAGGCATCGGTCTGCTCTTTTAGCTTTGCATCATCGCTAGTTTTGCTAATGCTTGGGGTTTTGCTTGCTTGGTAGGCTGCTAGGGTGCTGCTTGTGTCGATTTTCATTGTTGCTCCTTTAATGTGTTAAAAAGTGGATTCTAGTCTTATGGATTCGGTCTTGGGTAGGCAATGTGATTGATTGCACGATTTTAGGGCAGCCGCAGACCTCTAGTCTAGCTCTACCCTAAAATTCGTGCAAAACAACCACAGCCCCACCACAATTCCTAGAATCCTAGAAGAAAAGGGGCTAAGTGTGAAATCCACACAGCCCTAGAATCCACCTTTCTCATAGAACCTCTATCGGCGCGGCGATCGCACCACTTTGGCGCATAGCCTCTAGGATAGAGATCATACTCTTTGGGCTTGCGCCCATTTTTTGCAAGGCTTTGACGACATTAGATATAGTCGTGTTGGGCTCGCTCGCACTGATTGTCGTGCTATTGGGATCAAAGCTTGTCGTAGAATCCAGCTTTTGCGCGCCTTTTTCATCAAGCAAGGGTTCATTGGTGATTTTTAGCGTTATATCACCGCTTGTAACCACCACAGGACGCACAGGTATGTCGATCCCTGCGACAATCGTGCCGGACTTTTCATCGATGATGATTTTGCTACCCATTGTGTAATCAATCTGCACTTCTTGGAGTAGGGCTAGGAACTCCACAGGGGTTAGATTTTCTGGGCGATTTAGCTTGATCGTGCGAGAGTCTATGGCTATGGCACTTTGCTCGCCAAAGGTGCTATTTAGCACTTGCTGGATTTTGATAGCATTTTGGAAGTTTGAAGTCTTTAGGCTTAGGGTTAGATCTTGCTGATTGCTTAGATTATAAGCGACTTCGCGCTCTACAACGGCACCTTGAGCGATCGTGGCATTTAGGAGATTGCTCGAGCTGCCTGTGCTCACCGCGCCTTGCGCTATGGCATAGATATTGCCATCTACTGCGGTCAGTGGAGTCATCACTAAAATTCCGGATTCTAGGGATTTGGCATCGCCTATGGAAGAAATTTGTATATCAAGCTTATCACCCTGTCTAGCAAACGCCGGGAGATTTGCGGTAACGACCACCGCAGCGACATTTTTGGACTTTATGCTCTCTGGGCTTACCTTGACATTCACGCCTTCAAGCATATTGGCGATGGATTGCATAGTAAATTTTGAGCTAGTTTTATCGCCCGTGCCATTAAGCCCGATAACTAGTCCATAGCCGATTAGCTGATTGCTTCTCACACCTACGATATTGGCTATATCGCCGATTTTTTCCGCATAGGCTTGCGTGCTAAAAAGCAGCAAAAATATCGCTGTCATTATGTAGCGGTGGCATTGCTTGTGCATTCTTGCAGTCATTATCTCTCCTTAGGATAAGCCATATTTGATGGGTATCGCTAGGATTCTAAGCAAAAAGGATTCCATAAATATTGTGCCAAAATAGCTTTGACTTATGTATATTTATAGTATTTATTTATTTTTTCGTTGTAGAATCTAGGCTCACATTCACACTAAAGGAGAAGTCTATGAACTCACTTCAAAAAAAGTTCGTTGCTACACTAGGGATTTTTGGCTGCGCTGTTGCGCTAAATGCTGCTGCGCCAGCAGATATTATTAAGACAAAGTGCCAAGCGTGCCACGGGGCAAATATGGAGAAGCAAGCTCTTGGTAAAAGCAAGATCACAAATACAATGACAGAAGAAGAGATCAAAAAGGATCTTCTAGGATATAAGGCAAAGACTTTGAATCACTTCGGTCTTGGCGCGACAATGTGGGGGCAAGCAGCAGCACTAAGCGATGAAGAAATCGATGCGCTTGCAAAATATATCCCTACTTTGAAAAAGTAAGTCTTAGAAAAATAAGCATTGTGTCTGCTGCTTAGCGGCGGGCGCACTTCTACTACAAATACTACAAAGCAGACTAGATTGAGATCTCCCAAAAACACAGACAAATCCGTATCCCCACAGATAGATCCAGCACAATTACTAGACCCTACACAAGATCGCAATGATAATGACGACAAGCTTGGACAAGATTTTTTGCGCGAGATCCAAGAAAATCCAGAAAATATCAAGCAGCTTTTAGAAGAATTTATCAACATTAGCTATCGTTATGAAAAAGATGTCAAAGATGCTAAAGCCCTGTATGAATGGCTCATAGAGACACTGCCGCAAGCTATTTGGGTCTATAATTACGATGGGAGCTTTTTCTACCGCAATACTCGCGCGATAGAGATTTCACACATAGTAGAATTGATACAAGCAAACCCCCAAGATAGCCTAGAATCCACTTTAGAAATTGAGTGCGACAAGCGGATTTTCCTTGTGCAAACAAGCTCTTTTCAAAATCGCTTGCTAATTACTGCCACAGATATTACAAGCCAAAAGCGTCAAGCCAGACTTGCTTCTATGGGGCAGATTTCCGCGCATTTGGCACACGAGATCCGCAATCCCATAGGCTCGATGTCTTTGCTTGCAGCGACATTGCAAAAATCAGCACTACAATCACAGCTCCCCATCATCGATGAGCTGCAAAAGTCCATTTTCCGCGTGGAGCGTATCATCAAAGCAACACTGCTGTTTTCTAAAGGCATTAGTGCCAATAAGCAGCCCCTAAGAATCTGTGAGCTGCAAGATGAGCTGCAAGCCTTTGTAAAAAGTTATAGCTTTAGCAAAGACATCGCATTTCACTATGCTTTTGCCGATAAAGTTGCCTATATGGATAAGGATTTGATCTTGATCGCTTTGCAGAATTTTTTATTTAATGCCATTGATGCGATAGAAGAGGGCGATAATGAATGCGGGCAAGTAGTGCTAGAGGGCGATATTACACAGGGGGAAGTGTGCTTTTTGATCAAAGATAATGGCAAGCCCTTTGATAATCCAAACATTCTCTTTGAGCCATTTGTTACCACCAAGCTTAAGGGTAATGGGCTAGGGCTAGCTCTGTCAAATCACATTATCCAAGCGCATTCTGGGCACATAGAGCTTAATGCCAAAGATAAGGAGTTTAGAATCTATCTCCCTAAAGTAAGTGTATAGGCTAGCTGATTATCATAGATTGGCTTAGCTCGCTGCTTTACTTATATGCAGGCTTGCAATAACAATATGATGAAAAAACACAATGGGCAAAAAGTGGATTCTAGGCTTTAGATGCGAGAATCTAGGATCGCATAATGAAGGGGATAAGACTAGGGCTATCAATGCAGCGTAATGCTTAATCTATAATCCTAGTCTGCCAGCCCTAAGCTTTTATAAAAACGGATTCTAGGCTTGCTGTGTGTTTAGCTTATATCCCACACCGCGTATGGTTTCAATCTTTTTCCCAAAGCTTCCAAGCTTATTGCGCAGGGTGTTGATATGCATATCCACAGTGCGTGTCTCTCCGCTAAGCTCATATCCCCACACAAGCTCCAAAAGCTCCTCCCTAGAAAATGTCCTATCGGGATTTTTCAGCAAGCAGGCAAGCAGATCAAATTCTTTCAAGGTGGTTTTGATCTCTTGATTGTCAAGAGTGATTGTGTGGCGTTTGGGCGATAGAGAGAGTGTATCTAGCACCAAATCCCCAAAATCATCGCCATTATAGCGGCGCAGCAAGGCGCGGATCCTAGCAAGTAGCTCTAGCGCACTAAAAGGCTTTGAGAGATAGTCATCAGCCCCTAGATCTAGACCTTTGATCTTGTCATATTCACTGCCAAGTGCGCTTAGTATGATTACAGGTATGTCGCGTGTCTTGCTCTTTTCCCGCAGGCGTTTTAGGATACTTAAGCCATTTTCATTGGGCAGCATTAAATCAAGCACGATGAGCGCAGGCAGCTCTTTGGTCAAGCTAGCATTAAAATCTAGCGCATTATCAAAGCCCTTGGCTTCGATATTTTGGCTTGAGAGCGCGTATAGCACAAGCTCCAAAATACTGCTATCATCTTCTAGCACATATACCATATAAGTCCTTATCGCAAATCTTGTGAGATTTTACCCAAATCTTCCGCCGATGTAATCTTTAGTGCGCTTGTCTTTGGGGCTATTAAACATCGCATAAGTTGTGTCAAACTCCACCACTTCTCCAAGCAAGAAAAACGCTGTTTTATCCGAGATTCTAGCGGCTTGCTGCATATTGTGCGTAACGATTACTATGGTGTATTTTTGCTTCAGCTCACTGACTAGCTCCTCGATCTTTAGCGTAGAGATGGGGTCTAGTGCGCTTGTAGGCTCGTCCATTAGTAGCACTTCTGGATTGACAGCAAGGGCGCGTGCGATACAGAGTCGCTGCTGCTGCCCACCACTTAGCCCAAGGGCAGATTTTTTTAAGCGGTCTTTAAGCTCTTTCCACAAAGCCGCACCTTTTAAGCACCGCTCCACTATTTCATCAAGCTCGGCTTTTTTCTTTATGCCGTGGGTTTTGGGACCGAAAGTGATGTTGTCATATACGCTCATAGGGAAAGGATTTGGCTTTTGAAACACCATCCCCACGCGCTTGCGCAGGATATTGACATTGTAGTCTTTGTAAATATCCTTGCCCTCAAGCAAGATTTTGCCACTTACTTGACAATCAGTTACTAAGTCATTCATACGATTTAAGCAGCGCAGAAGGCTAGATTTGCCGCAACCACTTGGACCGATAAAGGCACTTACTTCATTTTTGAGCAAGTTGAGATTGATGTTTTTAAGCGCGTGGAAGTCCCCATAGTGGAGATTCATACCTTTTAGCGTGAAAATATCTTTTGATTTTGGGGCTTGAGACTTGGCGTTTTGCATTATTGCTCCTTGGTGTTGTTATGCTGGCATAGGCGGGCTAAACTTTTTAGCGACAAAGTTTGATAAGAGATTTAGAGCTATGACCACGAGCAAGATTACCACCGCACTTGCGGCGGCTTGATTGATATAAAGCCCTTCATTAAGTAATTGATACAAATGCACACTAAGTGTCCGCCCAGAATCCATAGCTACCGCCACTTGCGCCACACTCCCTGATGTATAGAGCAGCGCAGCACTCTCGCTGATGATGCGCCCTATGGATAAAATCACCCCAGATAGCACGCCGCTTACCGCACAAGGCAGGATAATGCGAAATAACACCACAAGTTTTGGCGCACCAAGCCCAAAGCCCGCTTCTTTGTAAGTCTCTGGCACGCATTTTAGGGCTTCTTGGGTGTTGCGCAAGATCAGCGGCAGCACCATAATGCTTAGGGTAAAAGCCCCTGCTAGCATAGTGAAAGTATTATCAAACACATAGATGACAAAAACAATGAAGCCAAACAGCCCATATACGATAGATGGAATCCCAGCCAATGTTTCTGAAGCCATATTGATCGTGCCAACAAACCACGAATCAGGCTTGGCGT encodes the following:
- a CDS encoding PAS domain-containing sensor histidine kinase; its protein translation is MRSPKNTDKSVSPQIDPAQLLDPTQDRNDNDDKLGQDFLREIQENPENIKQLLEEFINISYRYEKDVKDAKALYEWLIETLPQAIWVYNYDGSFFYRNTRAIEISHIVELIQANPQDSLESTLEIECDKRIFLVQTSSFQNRLLITATDITSQKRQARLASMGQISAHLAHEIRNPIGSMSLLAATLQKSALQSQLPIIDELQKSIFRVERIIKATLLFSKGISANKQPLRICELQDELQAFVKSYSFSKDIAFHYAFADKVAYMDKDLILIALQNFLFNAIDAIEEGDNECGQVVLEGDITQGEVCFLIKDNGKPFDNPNILFEPFVTTKLKGNGLGLALSNHIIQAHSGHIELNAKDKEFRIYLPKVSV
- a CDS encoding response regulator transcription factor; this encodes MVYVLEDDSSILELVLYALSSQNIEAKGFDNALDFNASLTKELPALIVLDLMLPNENGLSILKRLREKSKTRDIPVIILSALGSEYDKIKGLDLGADDYLSKPFSALELLARIRALLRRYNGDDFGDLVLDTLSLSPKRHTITLDNQEIKTTLKEFDLLACLLKNPDRTFSREELLELVWGYELSGETRTVDMHINTLRNKLGSFGKKIETIRGVGYKLNTQQA
- the pstB gene encoding phosphate ABC transporter ATP-binding protein PstB, which produces MQNAKSQAPKSKDIFTLKGMNLHYGDFHALKNINLNLLKNEVSAFIGPSGCGKSSLLRCLNRMNDLVTDCQVSGKILLEGKDIYKDYNVNILRKRVGMVFQKPNPFPMSVYDNITFGPKTHGIKKKAELDEIVERCLKGAALWKELKDRLKKSALGLSGGQQQRLCIARALAVNPEVLLMDEPTSALDPISTLKIEELVSELKQKYTIVIVTHNMQQAARISDKTAFFLLGEVVEFDTTYAMFNSPKDKRTKDYIGGRFG
- the pstA gene encoding phosphate ABC transporter permease PstA; amino-acid sequence: MAKAHTTKLPSKQAKLKPQKQATQTRGTTAHNDLLSLILRVSVYIAITLTIAVFALIVGYILYSGLPHLNATLFEWKYTTENVSMLPAIINTIIIVVISLLCSAPIAILGAIYLQEYAKPDSWFVGTINMASETLAGIPSIVYGLFGFIVFVIYVFDNTFTMLAGAFTLSIMVLPLILRNTQEALKCVPETYKEAGFGLGAPKLVVLFRIILPCAVSGVLSGVILSIGRIISESAALLYTSGSVAQVAVAMDSGRTLSVHLYQLLNEGLYINQAAASAVVILLVVIALNLLSNFVAKKFSPPMPA